The DNA region ATTGGGGACTATCTGACGCATTTAGGAAATGGGTAGAGGAATGCAATCGGTTTCTGAATTCGCTGGTCGACCGAATCGTGACGGGATATCCCGACAATGCGCCGGAATATTTTCGCGAGTGGGGCTTTGAAGACCGGCTGCTTAATACGGCAGAGCCCTATTACTTCTGGGCGATTGAAGGGGATCCTTCCCTGGACGAGAGGCTCCCGCTGAAAGCGGCGGGACTGCAGGTGGAATGGGTACCGGACTTGACCCCGTATCAGATCCGCAAGGTGCGGATTCTGAACGGAACCCATACATTAATGGCGCTGATCGGCCTGCTTCACGGCTTGGCCGAGGTCAGGGAGGCGGCAGAGCACCCGGTATGGGGAACGCGGATTCGGGAAGCCATGCTGAACGAAATCGTCCCGCTGGTTCCGCTGCCTTCAGAATCTGCGAGACGGTATGCCGATGCGGTTTGGGAGCGGTTTCTTAACCCTTTTATCCGGCACAAGCTGGGCGACATTGCCATGAACAGCGTATCAAAATTCAAAGTGCGACTGCTCCCCGGCCTGAAGAGCTATGCGGATCAGTACGGCAAGCTCCCTGACGTAATCACCCTGACGCTGTCTTCGCTAATCAGGCTCTATCAGCCGTATAGGATGGAAGATCAGTGGCATGGGACCCGTTTGGATGGGAAGCCTGTGCCGCTTCGGGACGATCCGGACGCACTAGCGTTTCTCCATGACGTGTGGCAGAAGGAGCTCCGCGGGGAATGGAGCCGGCTCGAGCGGGTGAACGCCATCTTGGGCTCGGAGCTGCTGTGGGGCGAGAAGCTGAACGATTTTCCGGGACTGGTAGAGAGTGTGCATCGAAATCTTCAGGAAATGGAGCGTAAGCAATCATGACCGATATAATCATCCTTCACCCCAAAGATGATGTAGGCGTTGCGCTCCGCCCTTTAAAGGCAGGAGCACACGCCGCAGTCACGATCAATGGAAAAGAGCATGCCATCGAGTTAGCCGAGGATGTGCCGAAGGGCCATAAAGTGGCGCTGCGGGTCATTGAGAAAGACCGCTCGGTCATGAAATTCGGCTATTCCATCGGCAAGGCATCGCAGCTGATTTTACCGGGTGCGTGGGTCCATACGCATAATTTAAAGACGGGACTTGCCGGCGAGGTCGAGTACCAATACACGCCGGGCAGTGCGACCGCTCCGTCCTTCGCTGCGGCGGGCAATCCGGCTGATGGAGAGCGGACATTCCAGGGCTATTTGCGCAGGAATGGCGAGGCCGGCATCCGCAACGAAATATGGATCATTAATACCGTCGGCTGCATCAATAAAACCTGCGAGCAGCTCGCCCGGCTGGCAGACCAGCAGTTTCGCGGAAGGGGAATTGACGGGGTTTACCATTTCCCGCATCCGTACGGTTGTTCCCAGCTCGGGGACGATCTGGCCCATACCCAGCGCCTTCTTGCTTCCTTGGCGCGGCACGGCAATGCCGCAGGGGTGCTGATCGTCGGACTTGGCTGCGAGAACAATCAAATTGACCAGATGAAGGCGTTGATCGGTGAAGACGAGCCGGACAGAGTCCGGTATCTGCGTGCGCAGGATGTAGAAGACGAGCTTGCATCCGGGCTGGCGATGATCGAGGAGCTTGTCCGTTATGCAGAGGGCTATCAACGTTCCGAGCTTCCGCTGTCGCTGCTGAAGATCGGTCTTAAATGCGGCGGTTCCGACGGGCTTTCCGGCATTACCGCGAATCCCCTTGCCGGCCGGATCGCGGATTGGGTAACGGCTGCTGGAGGGACTGCGCTGCTGACGGAAGTGCCCGAAATGTTCGGCGCGGAGACGATCCTGATGGAACGGGCGGAAAATGAGCAGGTATTCCAAGAGATAACGTCGCTCATTAATGATTTCAAGCAGTACTTCATTTCCCATGGCCAGCAAATCTATGAAAATCCTTCGCCCGGTAACAAAGACGGCGGCATAACCACGTTGGAGGAAAAATCGCTGGGATGCACGCAGAAGGGGGGAACGGCCATCGTTTCGGCAGTCCTGCCATATGGCGAAAGGTCAAGCCGCCCGGGATTGAACCTGATTCAGGCTCCAGGCAATGACTTGGTGTCCGTTACGGCGCTTGCAGCGGCAGGAGCGCATCTCGTGCTCTTCACGACGGGCAGAGGAACGCCGTTCGGCGGGCCTGTGCCAACGGTCAAAATATCGACGAATTCGGAGCTCGCCGCCCGTAAGCCCCACTGGATCGATTTCAATGCGGGAACATTGGTGGAAGGGGCCCGTATGGAGGAGCTGGAGGAGGCATTGGCCGACCAGATTCTCCAGCTGGCTTCGGGCGTGCGGCAGACACATAATGAAATTGGCGGCTTCCGGGAAATCTCCATCTTCAAGGATGGCGTTATCCTGTAAACCGATGTTCTGATGTTCAGCTCAAGCAGATCATTTAAAGAGCGAGTTCAAAAAGTCGGTTTATCAGCAATGAAGCTTATGCATCAGCCCGGCTGATTTTCAAGAGTCGATGCCGGGTCACTTGGATTCACTTCATGATCCAAGATGACTTTTTTGAACAACCTCTTAAAGGAGGAAGTTAAGATGTCTAATCATACGCAGCAAAAAGCGCCTGCAGACATAACACCACTCCGGCTTGGCATCGAGGCCTGCCGTTCCATCATGGAGACCTTCTCCCCTGAGGAGCTCCCGCCTGCCGGGAGATGGCACTATCACCAAGGCGTGTTTCTGACGGGAATGTTCCAGCTCTGGAAAAGATGCGGAGAACCGCGATATTTAGAATATATTAAAGGCTATGTCGATCATCTGGTCGATACGAACGGGAATGTGCTGCTGGAGCGCGGCGAGCTGGATTCCGTTCAGGCCGGCTTGCTGCTGCTGGAGCTGGATGCGATCAAGCCCGAGCGAAAATACAGGGCAGCGGCGGATAAGCTGCTGCGCCTGCAGTCCGCCTTAAACCGGACGACCGAGGGGGGATATTGGCATAAGGACCGGTATCCTTACCAGATGTGGCTTGACGGGCTGTACATGGGCGGCGTGTTTACGATGAAATACGGGCAGCAATACGGACAGCCGTATTTGTACGATGAAGTGCTGAACCAGGAGCAGCTGATGCGTAAAAATACGCGGAATGAGGCAAGCGGCCTGTATTATCATGCATGGGACGAGAGCAGGCATATGCCGTGGGCCGATCCGGCCACAGGCCAATCCCCCGAATATTGGGGGCGTTCCGTGGGATGGTATGCGCTATCGCTTGTCGAATTTCTTGATATGCTTCCTGAAGACCATGCGGGAAGCGCTGCGCTTGTCCCGGTGCTGCGCGACTTATGCAGCGCTCTCGTGGCCTGCCAGGATCGGGCGACCGGAATGTGGTATCAGGTGCTGGATAAAGGAGAGGAGCCGGATAATTGGCTGGAGACGTCCTGCTCAAGCCTCTTTGTATACACGCTGGCGAAGGGCGTGCGGCTCGGCCATCTGGAGCCTTCGTTCCTGGAGCATGCACGGCGGGGTTACCAGGGATTGGTCGATGCGGTATACTACAATGAACGAGGCCAGCTAATCATGCCTGATATATGTATCGGGACCGGTGTAGGCGATTACCGGCATTACGTGCAGAGGGACCGCTGCGAGAATGACCTTCACGGGGTAGGCGCGCTTGTGATGGCTTGCGTTGAGCTGGATCAAAGCGAATCGCTGCATGTTTAATTGCAATAGTTCCAAGATTTGCGATATGCCAAATATTTGCGGTACAAAAGGGGTGTCCGTGAAGATCATCTGATCTTACGGGCCCCTTTTTTTCGCTTAATGCCGCCGGCTGCGCGAACCGTTCCTCACACGGATTCTGCAACGTGCTCTAGGCTCATCAGGTGCATAGGAACATGGCAGGCTTGTCATAATATACGTTAGCGAGGCTTGTTAAACCATAAGAGAAAGGTAGAGCAGCATGAAAAACTCGAGAATCTTGATTATGATAAGCACGGCGCTTCTGTTATCAGGAACGGTATTCGCGCAAGGCACCCTTCATGCAGACGACAATCCGGCAGTACAGGATGCGATACCCACTTTCAGCCAGCAAACGATCAAATTCGGTTCCTATGGCGAGGATGTATATGAGCTGCAGGGCCGTCTAAAGCATTTGGGCTTCTATTACGGGAAAATCGACAGCGTATTCGGCTCCAAAACATTGGGAGCTGTGAAATGGTTCCAATCCGAATTCGGGATGAAGGTTGACGGCATCGTCGGACCGAAGGTGAAGCTGAAGCTGTACAATGCGACGAAGGATTTCAAGCCGACCGAGCCGAAGCTTCATGAAGGGGGCGGCGGCGCCGGAGCCGGCGGCGGAGGAAATGCAGGCAATGCAGGCAATGCTGGCGGCGGGGGAGACAACAACCTGGCCTCATCGAATACGATGGGATTATCTGAGAATGACATTAAGATCATGGCCAACGCGGTTTATGGAGAAGCCCGGGGCGAGCCATTCGAGGGCCAGGTCGCCGTGGCAGCGGTTATTTTAAACCGGGTAAAGTCGCCAAGCTTCCCGAATACGCCGCACGGGGTTATTTTTCAGCCGCGGGCATTTACGGCCGTCGCAGACGGGCAAATTTGGCTCGAGCCGAACGAAAATGCCAGAAAAGCGGTCATCCAGGCCATCAACGGGTGGGATCCGACCGGCGGCTGTCTCTATTACTTTAACCCGAAAACGGCGACATCGCCTTGGATCTGGACACGGCCTCAGGTCAAGACCATCGGACAGCATATCTTCTGTATGTAAGCCGTTTTACAAGCAACCGGGGACTTGTCTTCGGTTGCTTCTTCACTTTGCAATGGGTTAGAATGAACGATAAATGATGAGTAAATTATGGTAATGACAATCCACGAAGTAAGGGGATAAGGACCTTGACGAAAACCGAATTTGAACACGGCACAGCCGGAGGAATGCGGATCCACGTGCTGCCTACACGCCGATTCAAGACATTTGCGATATCGCTTTACGCCGGAAGCCCTTTAGCCGAAGATACCGTCACAACGACCGCGCTGACACCGTTCGTGCTGCGCCGGGGGACCGTATCCTATCCCGAGACGAGAGCGTTCCGGGAGCGCCTTGAGCAGCTGTACGGAGCCGGCTTTGGCTTCGATATATATAAACGGGGCGATTATCAGATCGTTCACTTCCGGATGGACACGATTAATGATTCGTTCGTAAACAGTCCGGAGAGCCTGCTTTCTTCTTCGTTTGCATTTTTAGGCGAGGCCTTTACGGATCCGGTGCTCGAGAACGGCGCCTTCCGCAAAGCGTACGTGCAGACCGAGCGCGATACCGTAAGGAAGAAGCTTGAATCCATCGTGAATGATAAAATCCGCTATGCTGCCGAGCGCTGCATCGAGGTGATGTGCAAGGATGAGCCGTATCGCCTCCATCCGCTGGGAGAACGCAAGGATCTCGAAGGAATTACGCCGGAGGGGCTTTATCAGGCCTACCGGAAATGGCTGGATGAATCGGTGCTGGACCTGTACGTCGTTGGCGATACCAGCCTGGATGAAGTGAAGAAGCTCGTGGAGGAGCACTTCAAGCTGGACCGCACGAAGACCAAGGATTACAAGCCTTCGGTTACGCGCGCAGCGGCTAGAGATACCCAAACCGTCATCGAGCAGCTGGACATTAACCAGGGCAAGCTGAACATGGGGCTCCGCAGCACCATAACGTACGGGGATGACGAGTATGCCGCTGCGCTTTTATATAACGGCATTCTGGGCGGATATCCGCATTCGAAGCTGTTCGTCAACGTGCGCGAGAAGGCCAGCCTAGCATATTACGCCTCTTCCCGCTATGACGGACATAAGGGCATCGCCACGATACAGTCCGGCATTGAAGTTCAGAATTTCGATAAAGCGGTGGATATCATTCGGAAACAACTGGATGATATGGCACAGGGTGCCATTACGGATATCGAGATGTCCCAGACGAAGGCCATGATCCGGAATGTCATCAAGGAAATGCAGGATTCGGCCTTCGAGATGATCGCCTACGATTTCAACCGCCAGCTGTCCGGCAAGGAGCGCACGCCGGATGAGCTTCTCGATCAGGTGGATCGCATGTCCGCGGATGATGTGAAGCAGGCGGCCTCCGCATTTTCATTGGACACGATTTACTTCCTGAAAGGCCAAAAGGAGGAATAGCCCGTGGAACGCATTCATTATGACAACCTGCAGGAGACGCTGTATTACGAGGTGATGGATAACGGGCTGCGCGTCTATGTGCTGCCGAAGCCCGGATTCCAGAAAACCTATGCGACCTTCGCAACCAAATACGGTTCGGTGGACAATCACTTCAAGGTGGAGGGCGAGGCCGAGGTTCGGGTGCCGGATGGGATCGCGCATTTTCTCGAGCACAAAATGTTTGAGGAGCCCGAAGGCGATATTTTTGCGAAATTCGCTTCCAACGGAGCCTCCGCCAACGCCTTTACCAGTTTCGACCAGACCGTGTATCTATTCTCGGCTACGGATCACATCCACGAAAACCTGGAAACCTTGATCGATTTCGTTCAGAACCCCTATTTTACGGACCAGAACGTCGAGAAGGAGAAGGGGATTATCGGGCAGGAAATCAATATGTACCAGGATAACCCGGATTGGCGCGTGTATTTCGGGCTGATCGAGGCAATGTATAAGGTGCATCCCGTTCATATCGATATCGCCGGAACGGTGGAGTCCATCGGAACGATCACGAAGGAGGATTTGTACACCTGTTACAACGCGTTCTATCATCCAAGCAATATGCTGCTGTTCGTGGTCGGCGGGGTGGACCCCGAAGAAACGATGAATTTGATCCGCAGCAACCAAGCGCGGAAGACTTATGAACAGCAGGGAGCGATTGAGCGCATTTTCGATCCCGAGCCGACGGAGGTTGCCGAGAAGCGCCGCGAGAGCCGGCTTGCGGTATCGCTGCCGAAGTGCCTGTTCGGCTTCAAGGAGAAGGAGACGGGCTTGTCTGGAGAAGACCAGCTGCGCCGGGATTTGACCACCAAGCTGATGCTGGACCTTCTGTTCGGGGCGAGCACCGAGCTTTATCAGAAGCTGTATGAAGACGATCTGATCTCGGACAGCTTCGGACATGAATACAACAGCTCGCCGGAGTATGCGTTCTCCGCGGTCGGCGGGGATACGAAGGATCCGGACGCCCTGCTGGCCCGCATCCGCGAAGAAGTCGACAAGCTGAAGGCCAGCGGATTCCGGGAGGATGATTTCGAACGGGCGCGCAAGAAAAAAATGGGCGGTTACCTCCGCATGCTCAATTCCCCTGAGAACATTGCGCATGAATTTACGCGCTATCAGTTCCGCGGTGCCGACCTGTTTAAAGTGCTGCCGGTCTATGAATCGATCACGCTTGAAGAAGTAAACCGCCGCCTTCAGGAGCACGTCGACTGGAATCAGCTGGCTGTCTCGATTGTGGTGAGTCCGTAGGTGATGACAGGCATGGGAAAGGAAATGAAGCCGATCGGGGAGATGACGGTGCTTGTGACAGGCGCCAGCAGGGGAATCGGAGCGGCGATTGCCGAGCGCTTCGCGTCGGTTCGGATGAATGTGATCATCCACTATATGAATTCGCATGAAGCGGCGAATGAAGTGGCGAGGCGATGCCTTGAGCATGGCGCGCGGGTGCTTACGGTATCGGCGGACCTGCGCGACAAAGAGCAGATTATGCGAATGAAGGAAAAGCTCCAGAGCCACGGCATGGAGCCCGATATTCTGGTTAACAATGCCGGGGTATCCCACTACGGGCTGTTGTCCGACGTTACCGAAGCCGATTGGGATACCCTCATGTCCATAAATTTAAAAGGCATGTTTCTGTGCACCCAGGCATTCATGGGCCGGATGATCTCCCAACGGTTCGGGAGAATCATCAATGTGTCCTCCGTCTGGGGACTGTCCGGGGCCTCGTGCGAGGTGCTGTATTCCACGAGCAAAGGCGGCGTCAATGCGTTTACGAAGGCGCTGGCGAAGGAGCTTGCCCCTTCGGGAGTCACGGTTAATGCCGTTGCGCCCGGAGCGGTGGATACGTCGATGCTGGGGCATTTGGCCTCCGACGAGATTCGGATGCTCGAAGAGGAAATTCCGGCCGGCCGGTTGGCGCATCCGGATGAAATCTCATCGCTCGTATATTTTCTGGCGCTGCCCGAATCGGGTTATATAACCGGTCAAGTGATCAGCCCGAACGGCGGATGGGTGACGTAGGCGGCAATCGTGGTGTAATTCACCACTTATAAGGGTTTGATTACGGGGACATATTACTATTGGTTACTTCAATCTCAATTGCCACAACCAAAAGGAGGATTTCATCATGTCATCCGTAATCAAGAACTTTGATTCCTGGAAGAAATTCCTGGGCGAGCGTGTCGTGCAAGCGGAAAAAGCCGGCATGACCGAAGACACCATTTCACAGCTGGCGTATGAAATCGGCGACTTTCTCGATGAGAAGATCGACCCACAGAATGCTTCGAACCGTGCGATCAAGGAATTGTGGGACGTCGGCAGCGAAGAAGAGCGCCGCGTGATCGCCCGCCTGATGGTGAAATTGGCCAAACACAACGCCTAATACGCTTGCAAAAAGCCCCCTTGACAAGGGGCTTTTTGTCAAGATAAAAGAATGTAATTTTCATGTCACCGTTAATACTTGCCTTTCATTTTTATTTTATATATCATTAACGTGACCCATTAATCATTTGACTTGTTTTTTGTGGAAAATACAGGAGAATTGTCGAATATAGATGGAAAAGAAGTGCAAAGAGGTGTCTTTGTGGAATCGAATCAGTGGTACATGGAGTATAAAATACATAAAAACCGGCCGGGCCTCCTTGGCGATATCGCCTCCGTGCTCGGCATGCTGGAAGTGAACATTCTGACGATCAACGGCGTGGAAGGCCGTACTCGCGGTATGCTCCTTGAGACCGATGATGAAGAAAAAATCATCCTCATGGGTAAAATGTTAAATAAGGTTGCGAATATTACGGTAACAGCCTTAAGACCTCCCAAGCTGGTGGATATTTTGGCTGTCCGGCATGGACGATACATTGACCGGGACTCGGACGATCGTAAAACATTCCGTTTTACGCGCGATGAGCTCGGTTTACTTGTTGACTTTTTGGGTGAAATGTTCAAAAGGGAAGGAAATCAGGTGGTGGGACTTCGGGGGATGCCGCGCGTCGGCAAAACGGAGTCTATTATTGCGGGCAGCGTCTGCGCGATGAAGCGTTGGACCTTTGTTTCGTCAACCCTGCTGCGGCAGACGATCCGAAGTCAGCTTTCCGAGGATGAAATGAATCCGAATAACGTGTTTATCATCGACGGCATCGTCAGCACGATCCGCTCGAATGAACGTCATTATCAGCTGCTCCAGGACATTATGGGCATGGAAAGCACCAAGGTGATCGAGCATCCGGATATTTTCGTTCGCGAATCGGAATATTCTTATGATGATTTTGACATTATTATTGAATTGCGAAACAATCCGGACGAGGAAATCGTTTACGATACGTTCACAGGTTCATATAGTGACGATTTATAATATGTTCTTCGGACTACATAGTATTCTAAGTAGGAGGTGATGGCATGTCCGAACTGGGACAGCAATTGAGGGAGGCGCGTCTGCAAAAAGGGATGAGCCTTGATGACGTGCAGGAAATGACAAAAATACGCAAACGATACTTGGAAGCCATCGAGGCAGGGGATTACAAAGTACTTCCCGGCAGTTTTTACGTGCGGGCATTCATCAAAACCTATGCGGAAGCCGTGGGCATCAACCCGGAGGAGCTGCTGGAAGGTCATAAACAGGATGTTCCTAAAACGGAAGCGGAGCCGACGATGGAGCCGGTGATCCAGAAACGCGCCAGCCGGCCTGCAGGCGAACGGAATATGAAATGGCTGCCGACCCTGCTGATGTGGACGTTTCCCATCCTGATCGTCGTGGTGATCTATCTGGTTGCGACCCATTCCAATAAAACGGACGCGCCTCCGGTCAGCCAGAATGACCAGACGCAGACGGATCAGGGCCAGCAACAGCCGACTCAAACGCAGGGTGATGGCGGAGGCGCCAAGGGCAACGGAACGACGACAGGCGAAACCGGCGGTGACACGAACGGCGAAGGGACGGACGGCACGGACGGTACAGACGGTACGGATCCTGCTGACGGCACCGAAGGCACCGATAACACGGACAGCACCGATGGTACGGATGGCACGACTACGGATAATCCGGATGATGCGGTTCCAGGTCAAACGACGGTAACGCAGGATCGGACCGAAGGCAAGAGCACCATCTTCAAGGTAACCGGATCGAATGTGAAGGTCGAGCTTGTTGCAGGCAGCAACGCCCAGAGCTGGGTGGAAGTATACCGCGGAAAAAATTCGTCCGGGGAGAAGCTGTTTTTCGGGATGCTGGAGAACGGCGCTGCGATCAGCTATGATCTCGACAGTCAAGGCATGTACGTGAAGTCCGGCAACTCGACCGCAACGACGATCAAGGTAGGCGGGCAGACGGTGACCGACGGCAAGACGACGTCCCGCATCATTCTGGAGCCGGCTGAAGCCGCTACTGAATAATTGCATTGCTTCAAGGAAATGATACTAACGGCATGTTTGAATAAACATGCTGTTATTCACTTCCTGTCCAATGAGGTGATGTGGTATGACGGTCAACTGGATCGTGTTCGGATTAGGCGTAATTATCAGTCTCTTGGGATATTATTTGATTCCAGGCGACTGGGGATACGGTATTTTAGGCTTTGGACTGGCGTTGATCCTGCTCGGAATTCTGAGCATGTTCCGCCGCCCGATGCGTGAGCCGAAATCAAGACATTGACGTAGGATGGGCTTCGTGTTCGCCGGCCCGGCGGACAACGGGGTCTTTTTCGTTCCCGAAAAGTGGAGCTGCTGCCCTCCGTATATGTCATTCGGGATTAGACTTGCGGCCTCGTTTTACCTATAATAGAAGCAGCATAATGCAAGGAGGAAGGATTCACCATGGCTTCGGAAAATTCATTTGATATCGTATCCAAGATGGATATGCAGGAACTGAACAATGCGGTTAATCAGGCTGAACGGGAAATCGAGAACCGTTTTGATTTCAAGGGGAGCAAGAGCAGCCTGAAGCTCGAGAAGGACGCCCTGATCATCACGTCCGACGATGAGTACAAGCTGAATGCGGTCATCGATATTCTGCAGACGAAGATGATCAAGCGCGGCTTGTCGATCAAGAACGTCGAATACGGCAAAATCGAGCCGGCTTCCATGGGTACGGTCAGACAGCGGCTGGCCCTGAAGCAGGGGATCGATCAGGAGAACGCCAAGAAGATCAATATTCTTATCCGGGATTCCAAGCTCAAGGTCAAAAGCCAGATTCAGGGGGACCAAATCCGGGTAACCGGAAAGAGCAAGGATGATCTTCAGACGATCATGCAGCTGCTGCGCAAAGCGGATCTGCCGCTCGACCTGCAATTCACCAACTTCAAATAATCTATGGACGTTTCATCTGCATTCCTGCCGGCTTGCAGTTTGTTCTTTTGACAGGCCGTAATCGGAAAGATTATACTAAAAAACGATATATAAGAATTAACGTATACATAGATTACTGGGGGATGAATATGACGGAAAGCGTTCAGCGCTTCAGACCTTTTTGGCCCTTGGGAGGGGCGGCCTTGCCGCAAGAGATCCGCTCAGCCCTTTGTGGGGCTGCTGAAATTTCAAGACAACCCGATGCAAGGGAGGTTGCCCTATGAATTTACCCAACCGAATCACGCTTGCCCGTATATGCTTGATCCCTATCATGATGGTATTTTTGCTGGTGGATTTTGGTTTTTATCCGGATCCGATTGCTTGGCACGGCTTCGAGCTGCCGTACAATCAGCTGATCGCGGCGCTGATCTTCATCCTTGCTGCAAGCACGGACGGCATTGACGGGTATTTGGCCCGGAAGAACAACATGGTTACGAATCTCGGAAAGCTGCTGGATCCGCTGGCCGACAAGCTGCTCGTGGCGGCGATCCTCATTTCCTTAGTGGAGATGGGCAAATGCGATTCCTGGATTGCGGTTGTCATTATCAGCAGAGAGTTTGCGGTTACCGGTTTGCGCCAGATTGCTCTTCTTGACGGCGCGGTCGTCGCTGCCGGACAATCCGGCAAGATCAAGACCGTCATTCAGATTGTGGCGATCGTTGCGCTCCTGATCAACAACTTTCCGTTTGTGTTCCTCGGCATCCCATTCGATATCATTGCGATCTGGGCTGCTGCGGCCATTACGATTTATTCGGGAATCGAATACTTTGTCAAGAACAGACATCTGCTTGACGGCGCAGGAGCATAACAGCAATAGGAGCAATCCTATTGCTTTTTTCTTCCACGCTCCATGGCCGGCACCGCTCGAGTTATCATTTCGAGACTAAACATAGAAGAGTACAGGAGGGGCTATTATCGTATGAAAGCAGAGATCATTGCAGTCGGAACGGAATTGCTGCTGGGGCAGATCGTGAATACCAATGCCCAGTACTTGTCCAGAGAGCTTGCAGCCATGGGCATCGACGTATATTACCAGACCGTAGTCGGGGATAACATGGAGCGCTTGAAGGAAGCGCTCCGCCTGTCGAGCAGCAGAGCGGACATCGTCATCCTATCGGGCGGGCTCGGCCCTACCCAGGACGACCTGACGAAGGATGCGCTGGCTTCGCTGCTGAACCGGTCGCTGCATATCGACAGGATGGCCATGGACCGCATTGAGCGTTTCTTCCAGGACCGGGGCGTCGTTATGACCGAGAACAACCGCCGCCAGGCGATCGCCATCGAAGGGGGAACGCCGCTGCCGAACGAAACCGGGCTGGCCGTTGGCAATGCGATCACGCAGGACGGGACGCATTACATCGTATTGCCGGGACCGCCGAAGGAATTGATCCCGATGTTCGAGCAGCAAGCCAAGCCTTGGCTGCTCCAGCATGTGCTGACGGATGAGCTTCCGATCTACTCCAAGATGCTGAAGTTTGCCGGAATCGGGGAATCTGCCTTGGATGAGAGGCTTTCGGACCTGATCACCGAGCAGACCGACCCGACGATCGCGCTGTATGCGAAGGACGGTGAGGTGACCGTCCGCATCTCCACCAAGGCCGCAAGCGAGTCTGAAGCGATGGTCCGCCTGGATGAGCTGCAAGAGCGGATTCGCGAGCGCGGCCCAGAATTCATGTACGCCAGCGAGGATGTGCCGATCGAGAAGGTGATCGTCGA from Paenibacillus ihbetae includes:
- a CDS encoding glycoside hydrolase family 88/105 protein; translated protein: MSNHTQQKAPADITPLRLGIEACRSIMETFSPEELPPAGRWHYHQGVFLTGMFQLWKRCGEPRYLEYIKGYVDHLVDTNGNVLLERGELDSVQAGLLLLELDAIKPERKYRAAADKLLRLQSALNRTTEGGYWHKDRYPYQMWLDGLYMGGVFTMKYGQQYGQPYLYDEVLNQEQLMRKNTRNEASGLYYHAWDESRHMPWADPATGQSPEYWGRSVGWYALSLVEFLDMLPEDHAGSAALVPVLRDLCSALVACQDRATGMWYQVLDKGEEPDNWLETSCSSLFVYTLAKGVRLGHLEPSFLEHARRGYQGLVDAVYYNERGQLIMPDICIGTGVGDYRHYVQRDRCENDLHGVGALVMACVELDQSESLHV
- a CDS encoding UxaA family hydrolase; translation: MTDIIILHPKDDVGVALRPLKAGAHAAVTINGKEHAIELAEDVPKGHKVALRVIEKDRSVMKFGYSIGKASQLILPGAWVHTHNLKTGLAGEVEYQYTPGSATAPSFAAAGNPADGERTFQGYLRRNGEAGIRNEIWIINTVGCINKTCEQLARLADQQFRGRGIDGVYHFPHPYGCSQLGDDLAHTQRLLASLARHGNAAGVLIVGLGCENNQIDQMKALIGEDEPDRVRYLRAQDVEDELASGLAMIEELVRYAEGYQRSELPLSLLKIGLKCGGSDGLSGITANPLAGRIADWVTAAGGTALLTEVPEMFGAETILMERAENEQVFQEITSLINDFKQYFISHGQQIYENPSPGNKDGGITTLEEKSLGCTQKGGTAIVSAVLPYGERSSRPGLNLIQAPGNDLVSVTALAAAGAHLVLFTTGRGTPFGGPVPTVKISTNSELAARKPHWIDFNAGTLVEGARMEELEEALADQILQLASGVRQTHNEIGGFREISIFKDGVIL
- the sleB gene encoding spore cortex-lytic enzyme, whose protein sequence is MKNSRILIMISTALLLSGTVFAQGTLHADDNPAVQDAIPTFSQQTIKFGSYGEDVYELQGRLKHLGFYYGKIDSVFGSKTLGAVKWFQSEFGMKVDGIVGPKVKLKLYNATKDFKPTEPKLHEGGGGAGAGGGGNAGNAGNAGGGGDNNLASSNTMGLSENDIKIMANAVYGEARGEPFEGQVAVAAVILNRVKSPSFPNTPHGVIFQPRAFTAVADGQIWLEPNENARKAVIQAINGWDPTGGCLYYFNPKTATSPWIWTRPQVKTIGQHIFCM
- a CDS encoding tagaturonate reductase produces the protein MDTMREDTLPLLNRHTLERQEAGKLMPGADASSYPVRALQIGEGNFLRGFIDWMLFECNRQGLFRGSVAVSQPRPGGKRKLDQLREQDGIYGLLTKGIQNGHEIEERQLISIFSRFIDPYSEWETFLSMAENPELDLIVSNTTEAGIRYEEIPWNPAEPPATYPGKLTLLLNRRFEHFQGDADKGLMIVPCELLERNGDALKAIVLRHADDWGLSDAFRKWVEECNRFLNSLVDRIVTGYPDNAPEYFREWGFEDRLLNTAEPYYFWAIEGDPSLDERLPLKAAGLQVEWVPDLTPYQIRKVRILNGTHTLMALIGLLHGLAEVREAAEHPVWGTRIREAMLNEIVPLVPLPSESARRYADAVWERFLNPFIRHKLGDIAMNSVSKFKVRLLPGLKSYADQYGKLPDVITLTLSSLIRLYQPYRMEDQWHGTRLDGKPVPLRDDPDALAFLHDVWQKELRGEWSRLERVNAILGSELLWGEKLNDFPGLVESVHRNLQEMERKQS
- the yfmF gene encoding EF-P 5-aminopentanol modification-associated protein YfmF, which codes for MTKTEFEHGTAGGMRIHVLPTRRFKTFAISLYAGSPLAEDTVTTTALTPFVLRRGTVSYPETRAFRERLEQLYGAGFGFDIYKRGDYQIVHFRMDTINDSFVNSPESLLSSSFAFLGEAFTDPVLENGAFRKAYVQTERDTVRKKLESIVNDKIRYAAERCIEVMCKDEPYRLHPLGERKDLEGITPEGLYQAYRKWLDESVLDLYVVGDTSLDEVKKLVEEHFKLDRTKTKDYKPSVTRAAARDTQTVIEQLDINQGKLNMGLRSTITYGDDEYAAALLYNGILGGYPHSKLFVNVREKASLAYYASSRYDGHKGIATIQSGIEVQNFDKAVDIIRKQLDDMAQGAITDIEMSQTKAMIRNVIKEMQDSAFEMIAYDFNRQLSGKERTPDELLDQVDRMSADDVKQAASAFSLDTIYFLKGQKEE